One part of the Parabacteroides distasonis ATCC 8503 genome encodes these proteins:
- a CDS encoding phosphatidate cytidylyltransferase, producing the protein MKNLITRALTGIIFVAVLVGAIYFHSYYFLAVFGLITGLSLWEFYGLVKHYENAAIKRFVSSLGGAYLFAATFGYANGLVGGNIFLPYLLFLMYTMITELYDKASNPINNWALTLFGQIYCAGAFSLLNFITSVPNTPGEIVHIPYFALAIFVFVWVNDTGAYLVGSMLGKRRLFERISPKKSWEGFYGGLAFVLITSQIFAWFMPATNWYTWLGLAGTIVVFGTWGDLIESLMKRTLGVKDSGHVLPGHGGMLDRFDSVMMAIPAAYIYIELFIRN; encoded by the coding sequence TTGAAAAATCTGATTACACGTGCATTGACTGGCATCATTTTCGTCGCGGTATTAGTCGGTGCGATCTATTTCCACTCCTATTATTTTCTTGCGGTATTTGGACTCATTACCGGACTTTCTCTATGGGAGTTCTACGGATTGGTTAAACATTATGAGAATGCCGCCATCAAACGATTTGTCAGCTCCTTGGGGGGAGCCTACCTCTTCGCCGCCACATTCGGTTACGCCAATGGCTTGGTTGGAGGCAATATATTTCTCCCCTATCTTTTATTCTTAATGTATACCATGATCACCGAGCTTTACGATAAAGCCAGTAATCCAATCAATAACTGGGCATTGACCTTATTCGGTCAAATCTATTGCGCAGGCGCTTTCTCTCTGCTAAACTTTATTACATCGGTACCTAATACGCCGGGCGAGATCGTACATATCCCCTATTTTGCCTTGGCTATTTTCGTTTTCGTATGGGTAAATGATACGGGAGCTTATCTAGTGGGATCTATGCTTGGAAAAAGAAGATTGTTCGAACGTATCTCTCCCAAGAAGTCCTGGGAAGGTTTTTACGGAGGGTTGGCATTCGTATTAATAACCTCCCAAATATTCGCTTGGTTCATGCCGGCCACGAACTGGTACACATGGCTTGGATTAGCCGGCACGATCGTAGTATTCGGAACTTGGGGCGACTTGATCGAATCTTTGATGAAACGTACGTTAGGCGTGAAAGATTCCGGGCATGTATTACCCGGACATGGAGGCATGCTGGATCGCTTCGATAGCGTAATGATGGCTATACCGGCCGCTTATATCTATATCGAGTTATTTATTCGAAATTAA
- a CDS encoding porin family protein yields MRRLLLILYVVSLATMGAMAQKERVRNQPYADLKWLHLGFHVGIHSQDLLLTHTGVMTNGETWFAEIPSYSPGFSVGVIGDMYMNPYFNLRFTPSIHFGDKKFKFREQATGEEFITNVRSSYLNFPLDVKYTALRLNNYRPYLIGGIYGSVDIGRKKGNPILLKSTDFGFEFGLGCDIYLPYFKLCPELKFCFGLVNLLEKDRPDLVDQANIKYTDALSKATSRMVILTFNFE; encoded by the coding sequence TTGAGACGATTATTACTTATATTATATGTGGTAAGCTTGGCTACCATGGGAGCCATGGCTCAAAAGGAAAGGGTGAGGAATCAGCCGTACGCTGATTTGAAATGGCTTCATCTGGGGTTTCATGTGGGTATTCACTCGCAGGATTTGTTATTGACCCATACCGGTGTCATGACCAATGGAGAGACTTGGTTTGCGGAGATTCCTTCTTACTCACCCGGCTTTAGTGTCGGGGTGATCGGAGATATGTATATGAATCCTTATTTCAATTTACGTTTCACGCCTTCTATCCATTTCGGAGATAAGAAATTTAAGTTTCGGGAACAGGCTACGGGAGAGGAATTCATCACGAACGTTCGTTCCAGTTATCTGAATTTCCCCTTAGACGTTAAATATACGGCTTTACGCTTGAATAATTATCGTCCTTATTTGATCGGCGGTATCTATGGCTCCGTGGATATAGGCCGTAAGAAAGGTAATCCGATTCTATTGAAAAGCACGGACTTCGGATTTGAGTTTGGCTTGGGATGTGATATCTATCTACCCTACTTTAAGTTATGCCCGGAGCTGAAATTCTGTTTCGGATTGGTTAACCTATTGGAGAAAGATCGTCCGGACTTGGTAGATCAAGCAAATATCAAATATACGGATGCCTTATCGAAAGCTACATCCCGTATGGTGATCCTGACATTTAATTTCGAATAA
- a CDS encoding DUF362 domain-containing protein, whose product MAYVISDDCIACGTCIDECPVGAISEGDKYSINPEMCTDCGTCADACPTEAIHPAE is encoded by the coding sequence ATGGCTTACGTAATTAGCGATGATTGTATTGCATGCGGAACTTGTATTGATGAGTGTCCGGTAGGAGCAATTTCAGAAGGTGATAAATACAGCATCAACCCTGAAATGTGTACAGATTGTGGAACTTGCGCTGACGCATGTCCTACAGAGGCTATCCACCCGGCTGAATAA
- a CDS encoding PUR family DNA/RNA-binding protein — translation MEESRNKKHVEGGDREILYSKAIKAGKRIYYLDVKRNLKDDLFVAVTESKKIQSKDGLQISFEKHKIFLYKEDFEKFMEGMQDVISYIKNSNLKKSAEDVVEPEEEETIHGDSPEEDMASGDIKLDIEF, via the coding sequence ATGGAAGAATCAAGGAATAAAAAACATGTTGAAGGTGGCGACAGGGAGATTCTATACTCTAAAGCCATTAAAGCGGGAAAACGGATTTATTATCTGGATGTGAAGAGGAATTTGAAAGATGACCTATTCGTTGCCGTTACGGAAAGTAAGAAAATTCAATCAAAGGATGGTTTGCAAATCTCATTTGAGAAGCATAAGATTTTCCTTTATAAGGAGGACTTTGAGAAGTTCATGGAGGGAATGCAAGATGTAATCAGTTATATCAAGAACTCAAATCTGAAGAAATCCGCGGAAGACGTGGTGGAACCTGAAGAGGAGGAAACGATTCATGGCGATTCCCCAGAGGAGGATATGGCTTCCGGTGATATAAAGTTAGATATTGAGTTTTAA
- the nusB gene encoding transcription antitermination factor NusB has product MINRILIRIKVLQIVYSYYQNGNGDLKVAENELLFSLQKSYDLYYYFLLLIIEVTNLQRRILDTRKCKYMPTDEELNPNTRFIDNRFVAQLAENDTLKKYVDEQGLSWSNDEEFIKNVLDTILSSEIYAEYLKNEEDSYETDREFWRQIFKKIICGNEMIEEYLEDKSIYWNDDIEIVETFALKTIKKFEEKKGSKQALLPMFKDLEDKAFAIKLFRQSLLKGKEYRERIDKHMKNWETERIANMDLIIMQVALAEILSFPTIPINVTLNEYIDAAKYYSTPKSGTFINGILDSIVNELKKEKLLLKD; this is encoded by the coding sequence ATGATCAACAGAATTTTAATCCGCATTAAAGTTTTACAGATAGTATACTCTTACTATCAAAACGGAAACGGTGACCTCAAAGTTGCGGAAAACGAATTGCTTTTCAGCCTTCAGAAGTCATATGACTTATATTATTATTTCTTACTCCTAATTATCGAAGTTACCAACCTGCAAAGAAGGATCCTTGACACCCGGAAGTGCAAATACATGCCTACCGACGAGGAGTTAAACCCGAATACACGCTTCATAGACAATCGTTTCGTCGCTCAATTAGCGGAAAACGATACGTTGAAAAAGTATGTAGACGAGCAAGGTCTCTCATGGAGCAACGACGAGGAGTTCATTAAGAACGTATTGGATACGATCCTAAGTTCTGAGATTTACGCCGAATACTTGAAAAACGAAGAAGACTCGTACGAGACGGATCGTGAGTTCTGGCGCCAGATCTTCAAGAAAATAATCTGTGGAAACGAGATGATAGAGGAATATCTGGAAGATAAAAGCATCTACTGGAATGACGATATCGAGATCGTAGAGACTTTCGCCTTGAAGACTATCAAGAAATTCGAGGAGAAGAAAGGTAGCAAACAAGCCTTATTGCCAATGTTCAAGGATTTGGAAGACAAGGCTTTCGCAATCAAGTTATTCCGTCAAAGTTTGTTGAAAGGTAAGGAATATCGTGAACGCATCGACAAACATATGAAGAATTGGGAAACCGAACGTATCGCCAATATGGACTTGATCATCATGCAAGTCGCCTTAGCCGAGATTTTATCGTTCCCGACCATTCCCATCAACGTTACCTTAAATGAATATATCGATGCCGCAAAGTATTATAGTACACCTAAAAGCGGAACATTCATTAACGGAATTCTGGATTCAATAGTCAACGAATTAAAAAAAGAGAAGTTATTGCTCAAAGATTAA
- the yajC gene encoding preprotein translocase subunit YajC → MNLLSILLQTPAGGSQWSGILMMVVIVAIFYFFMIRPQQKKQKEIQKSREALKTGDKVITAGGIYGKIKEIGDTYMLIEVADGVRIRVDKTSIFASAEDAQQQK, encoded by the coding sequence ATGAACTTACTCAGTATTTTACTTCAAACTCCAGCTGGAGGAAGTCAGTGGTCCGGTATTTTGATGATGGTAGTTATCGTAGCTATCTTCTATTTCTTCATGATCCGTCCGCAACAAAAGAAACAAAAAGAAATCCAGAAATCACGTGAGGCGTTGAAAACAGGCGATAAAGTGATTACCGCCGGAGGTATCTATGGAAAGATCAAAGAGATCGGTGATACTTATATGCTAATCGAGGTAGCGGATGGAGTACGTATCCGTGTAGATAAAACTTCTATTTTCGCTTCAGCGGAAGACGCTCAGCAGCAGAAATAA
- a CDS encoding YbbR-like domain-containing protein, translating to MSRLENIQNSFKSIQAKTKAFFHGDRWKEVLVFFFFALLAFGFWLLQSLQQEYEIELVFPVKYKNVPADIAFNAPEVETITAKVKDKGSVLLNYTFGRSFAPIEVNMKNTKEKNGSVQVSKRQIENDIQKQLIATTALQSFDPQQIDMDFSQRVHKEIPVVFNGDIHLEAGFQLSGDIRITPQKINAYATAAILDTLTSVKTVFTEVKKANKNITRTVQLIKVDGVNFDPESVSITIPIEEYTEKTLEIPVSCSHIPPHYTVRMFPAVVKVTCSVPLSRFKGLSEDMFSIHIPFEDLEQNVSGTLPVKLTKKPDWVHTAILLPDKVEFILEHNNKHD from the coding sequence ATGTCACGACTTGAGAACATACAAAATTCCTTCAAGTCTATCCAAGCAAAGACTAAGGCTTTTTTCCACGGAGACAGATGGAAAGAGGTCTTGGTCTTTTTCTTTTTCGCCCTTTTGGCTTTCGGTTTCTGGCTACTCCAAAGCTTGCAGCAGGAATATGAGATAGAACTTGTTTTTCCGGTTAAGTATAAGAACGTACCTGCCGATATAGCGTTTAATGCCCCTGAGGTGGAAACGATTACCGCAAAGGTAAAAGACAAGGGTAGCGTTTTACTCAACTATACTTTTGGAAGATCGTTTGCTCCGATTGAAGTGAACATGAAGAATACGAAGGAGAAAAATGGTTCGGTTCAAGTAAGTAAAAGGCAGATCGAGAACGATATTCAAAAACAATTGATAGCCACTACGGCATTACAAAGTTTTGATCCGCAACAAATAGATATGGATTTCAGTCAGCGGGTCCATAAGGAAATACCGGTCGTCTTTAATGGCGATATTCATCTGGAAGCCGGCTTTCAACTATCCGGGGATATCCGAATCACCCCTCAAAAGATCAACGCTTATGCCACCGCGGCGATCTTGGATACACTGACCTCGGTTAAGACGGTCTTCACCGAGGTTAAAAAGGCGAATAAAAACATTACGAGAACCGTACAACTGATCAAGGTAGACGGCGTTAACTTCGATCCGGAAAGTGTATCCATCACGATTCCGATAGAGGAGTACACGGAGAAGACATTGGAAATACCTGTCTCTTGCAGTCATATACCGCCACATTATACGGTACGTATGTTTCCGGCGGTCGTAAAAGTGACTTGCAGTGTGCCCTTGTCCCGATTCAAAGGACTTTCGGAAGATATGTTCTCGATTCATATACCTTTTGAGGATCTGGAGCAAAACGTATCTGGTACCCTACCCGTCAAACTCACCAAGAAACCAGACTGGGTGCATACGGCAATCTTATTGCCAGATAAGGTAGAATTTATTTTGGAACACAACAATAAGCATGATTAA
- the coaE gene encoding dephospho-CoA kinase (Dephospho-CoA kinase (CoaE) performs the final step in coenzyme A biosynthesis.), translated as MIKIGITGGIGSGKSVVASLLALSGVPVYIADEESKWLTNNSPVIREKLTALFGPEIYTNEGLNKKLLASHIFNNPKQLQQVNQIIHPEVNRHFSAWVERQTSPLCAIESAILFESGFYKVVDISLMVYAPRELRIERALGRDSASREEIERRINSQMSDEEKKDRSDYVIYNDNRQALIPQVGKLLCWLQSQ; from the coding sequence ATGATTAAAATAGGTATTACAGGAGGGATCGGGAGCGGCAAATCCGTCGTAGCCTCTTTATTAGCGTTATCCGGTGTACCCGTATACATAGCGGACGAGGAAAGTAAATGGCTGACAAATAACTCCCCGGTTATCCGTGAGAAATTAACAGCCCTTTTCGGTCCGGAGATTTATACGAATGAGGGATTGAACAAGAAACTTCTAGCCTCCCACATCTTTAATAATCCGAAACAATTACAACAGGTCAACCAGATCATTCATCCTGAGGTAAACCGTCATTTCTCGGCTTGGGTAGAGAGACAGACTTCCCCTTTATGTGCCATCGAATCCGCCATATTATTCGAATCCGGTTTCTACAAAGTGGTAGACATAAGCTTGATGGTCTATGCCCCAAGAGAACTCCGCATCGAAAGAGCCTTGGGGAGGGACTCAGCCTCGAGAGAAGAAATCGAACGCAGAATCAACAGCCAAATGTCGGACGAGGAAAAGAAAGATCGCTCCGATTACGTTATCTATAATGACAACAGACAGGCCCTTATACCGCAAGTAGGCAAACTGTTATGTTGGCTTCAATCCCAATAA
- a CDS encoding DUF5606 family protein — protein MLKTILSISGKPGLYKLVSHGKNMLIVESLTDNKRVPAYAKDKVISLGDIAIYTDETEVPLHEVLTSVKNKEEGKAASLVPSKATTDQLRAYFAEVLPSYDRERVYPSDIKKLLSWYNILINAGITDFTPEDAPAEKEAAEKEAE, from the coding sequence ATGTTGAAGACTATTTTGTCTATTTCGGGAAAACCCGGTCTGTATAAACTGGTTTCCCATGGAAAAAACATGTTGATCGTTGAATCGCTGACTGATAACAAGAGAGTACCCGCATACGCAAAAGATAAAGTAATCTCATTAGGCGATATCGCAATCTATACGGATGAAACAGAAGTGCCTTTGCATGAGGTATTGACTAGCGTAAAGAATAAAGAAGAGGGAAAAGCCGCCTCTTTAGTACCTTCTAAAGCCACGACGGACCAATTGCGTGCGTACTTTGCCGAGGTATTGCCTAGCTATGATCGTGAGCGTGTTTATCCGAGCGACATCAAGAAACTACTCTCTTGGTATAACATCTTGATCAACGCAGGCATCACTGACTTCACCCCGGAAGATGCTCCGGCAGAAAAGGAAGCTGCTGAAAAAGAAGCTGAATAA
- a CDS encoding ROK family protein, with protein sequence MESTKYYLGLDVGGTNMVAGVVDENHQIIAKESIPTQAGRTIEEITADMAEVSKKAVLKAGLQMEDISSWGIGMPSYVNPKTNLLVHANCFGWKNVPIYDYLKKHISLPTYIANDANCATYGEVLAGSASQYTDAIMLTLGTGVGGGIIMGKRIYSGADNMGAELGHTKLVYNGERCTCGQKGCLEAYCSSTALIRIMKEALQENKDTLIWKLCGEDENKVNGEILFEAAKQGDSLAKQIVDDYISKLAAGISTFITIFRPQVIILGGGIAHAGDLLLKPLNEKLHTCTFAAEEIGIPQVIRAELGNDAGIIGAALLEKTM encoded by the coding sequence ATGGAAAGCACCAAGTATTATCTCGGTCTGGACGTTGGCGGTACCAATATGGTCGCTGGCGTAGTAGATGAGAATCACCAGATTATCGCAAAGGAGAGTATACCGACACAAGCCGGACGCACGATCGAGGAGATCACCGCCGACATGGCGGAAGTCAGCAAAAAAGCGGTTCTCAAAGCAGGCTTGCAAATGGAAGACATCTCTTCTTGGGGCATCGGCATGCCCAGTTACGTAAATCCAAAGACGAACCTTTTGGTACATGCCAATTGTTTCGGATGGAAGAATGTCCCCATCTACGACTATTTAAAGAAGCATATTTCATTGCCTACTTATATAGCCAACGACGCCAATTGCGCAACCTATGGAGAGGTCTTGGCCGGATCGGCCAGCCAATATACCGATGCCATCATGTTAACGCTAGGAACAGGAGTCGGAGGCGGAATTATCATGGGTAAGAGGATTTATTCCGGAGCCGATAATATGGGAGCAGAGCTTGGACATACCAAATTGGTATACAATGGCGAACGTTGCACATGCGGGCAAAAAGGCTGTTTGGAAGCTTATTGCTCATCTACCGCATTAATCCGCATCATGAAAGAGGCCTTACAAGAGAATAAGGACACCTTGATATGGAAACTTTGCGGCGAAGACGAAAATAAAGTCAATGGAGAAATCCTTTTCGAGGCCGCTAAACAAGGGGATTCCCTCGCTAAACAGATCGTCGATGACTATATCAGTAAACTGGCCGCCGGAATCTCCACGTTCATAACCATCTTCCGTCCGCAAGTAATCATCTTAGGGGGTGGTATCGCACATGCAGGTGACCTGCTGTTGAAACCTTTAAACGAGAAACTACATACTTGTACCTTCGCCGCCGAGGAAATAGGTATCCCCCAAGTCATCCGTGCGGAATTAGGAAATGACGCCGGAATAATCGGCGCCGCGCTTTTAGAGAAAACGATGTAA
- a CDS encoding N-acetylmannosamine-6-phosphate 2-epimerase, which yields MKTNKKELLDSFKGGLIVSCQVQHDDPTFSVDFVVKMAKAAQWGGAVGIRANDPEQIKAIKKEVDLPVIGLWKIWHDDTDVFITPTLEAAKAVWEAGAEIIALDCTSQITHEGRPAYELLPIVKKEIPEAIIFADVSNYEEAVRAVEMGADIVGPTLYGYTEATKHIEQPDLREFARMCRDFKDKAYVIMEGHIYSPEDAMKCIFLGAHSVVVGSAITRPHLITKRFTDLLTGYQNNWREAERSKH from the coding sequence ATGAAAACAAATAAGAAAGAACTTTTAGATTCATTCAAGGGAGGACTGATCGTATCCTGTCAAGTACAACACGATGATCCGACTTTTTCAGTAGACTTTGTCGTAAAAATGGCAAAAGCCGCCCAATGGGGAGGAGCCGTGGGTATCCGTGCCAACGACCCAGAGCAGATCAAGGCGATTAAAAAAGAAGTGGATTTACCAGTAATCGGGCTTTGGAAAATCTGGCACGATGACACGGATGTGTTTATCACCCCAACCTTAGAGGCCGCTAAAGCCGTATGGGAAGCCGGAGCCGAGATTATCGCCTTGGACTGTACGAGCCAAATAACCCATGAAGGCCGCCCTGCATACGAATTGCTACCAATCGTCAAGAAAGAGATACCGGAAGCTATCATTTTTGCGGATGTCTCTAATTATGAGGAAGCTGTACGTGCCGTAGAAATGGGAGCCGATATCGTTGGCCCTACCTTATATGGATATACGGAAGCAACCAAGCATATCGAGCAACCGGATTTACGGGAATTCGCCCGTATGTGCCGTGACTTTAAAGATAAAGCCTATGTCATTATGGAGGGGCATATCTACTCGCCGGAAGATGCCATGAAATGTATCTTCCTCGGAGCTCACTCCGTAGTAGTAGGCAGCGCGATCACCCGTCCGCACTTGATCACGAAACGTTTTACGGACTTACTAACCGGTTACCAAAATAACTGGCGGGAAGCCGAAAGAAGCAAACATTAA
- a CDS encoding pyruvate formate lyase family protein encodes MANFNVEGAQNVEISKKLPCEKPLIVQLEIMERYTAVHKACAALPKEIREVECLKVLYPTLFRKITNQDLIAGRTDFLPIGFGCVTSLGGVGHYCVFKKLRAFQLQLDETERKRVDALYDYWLDHDLKTQFNKEVLTEDTLGMFIDCEYPMIATARLSGMMLDYPKLLDKGIGGLRSDLQEKLKEQPDNNFYKAGIQCLDIFVDCASHLQQDAREQMASANMKRQKELERICQALENIKEKKPGTFHEAMQLFWLFALLAGVINYGRLDDYLGPYLVADLKSGRLTDEEAYRYIHSLWTMIENRRTTVNGRIIVGGKGRKHPKEADVFLHIAMKVAKNCRYVEPQFTLRFDKETSEEIWDEALDALGAGATYPTLYNDDVNVPAVMYGMRVDEKTAEQYVPFGCTEFVIQGQSTGTPNICINLLKLLTIYMNDGIDPIDGKRKSGPVSLKKLEEYQTFEEFYDGYKALLDYYLDLSVKAQYHSYEVMNQHVSFLFTSLLTDDCIARGKALLDGGVRYLGGTNETYGNINTSDSLWVIRDLVFNQKKYTLRQLNDAMLANFNGYEALRKDCLNCDKYGNDLETADTMANDLYEFVAKGVRDRGIAIGMQYFLIVISNNQLNTEWGNRTAASPDGRLSCMYMNPANNPQGGANKSGPTAMLNSLAKFDAKYHGGSVQNIKFSPSMFNENRAVIKSLFKTYFAKGGCHLMVTVVDKGVLEDAVEHPENYPDLIVRVSGFSAVFVDLSPNIQQELLSRVLYDK; translated from the coding sequence ATGGCAAATTTCAATGTAGAAGGGGCGCAAAACGTAGAGATCAGCAAGAAATTACCTTGCGAGAAACCTCTGATCGTACAACTGGAGATCATGGAGCGGTATACGGCAGTCCATAAAGCCTGTGCCGCCCTACCCAAAGAGATACGTGAAGTGGAATGCCTGAAAGTTTTATACCCCACGCTATTTCGCAAGATCACGAATCAAGACTTGATCGCCGGACGTACGGACTTCCTACCGATCGGGTTCGGATGCGTAACCTCATTAGGGGGTGTCGGGCATTATTGCGTATTCAAGAAACTCCGTGCCTTCCAGCTACAACTGGATGAAACTGAACGAAAACGGGTGGATGCGTTATATGATTATTGGTTGGATCACGATTTAAAGACCCAATTCAACAAGGAGGTCCTCACCGAGGATACATTGGGTATGTTCATCGACTGCGAATACCCGATGATCGCTACCGCACGTCTATCTGGAATGATGCTGGATTACCCGAAACTATTGGATAAGGGCATCGGTGGCCTTCGCTCTGATTTACAGGAGAAACTCAAAGAGCAACCCGATAATAACTTTTACAAAGCAGGCATCCAATGTCTGGATATTTTTGTAGATTGTGCTTCTCATCTCCAGCAAGACGCTAGAGAGCAAATGGCTTCAGCCAACATGAAAAGGCAAAAAGAATTAGAGCGTATCTGCCAAGCCCTAGAGAACATCAAGGAGAAGAAACCCGGTACGTTCCATGAAGCAATGCAGTTATTCTGGTTATTCGCTTTGTTGGCCGGTGTTATAAACTACGGTCGTCTGGATGATTATCTAGGCCCTTATTTAGTAGCCGATCTCAAGTCCGGGCGATTGACCGACGAAGAGGCATACCGATATATCCACTCGCTTTGGACCATGATTGAGAATCGCCGTACCACCGTAAACGGACGTATCATCGTAGGCGGTAAAGGGCGCAAACACCCGAAAGAGGCCGACGTATTCCTGCATATCGCCATGAAAGTAGCGAAAAATTGCAGATATGTAGAGCCACAATTCACCTTGCGCTTCGATAAAGAGACCTCCGAGGAAATCTGGGACGAAGCGTTGGACGCTTTGGGTGCGGGAGCTACTTACCCGACCCTTTACAATGATGATGTAAACGTCCCGGCCGTCATGTACGGAATGCGTGTAGACGAGAAAACGGCGGAACAATACGTGCCTTTCGGTTGTACCGAGTTCGTGATACAAGGACAGAGTACGGGTACGCCCAACATTTGCATCAATTTACTAAAACTACTTACGATTTATATGAATGATGGTATCGACCCGATTGACGGTAAACGTAAATCCGGGCCGGTATCTCTAAAGAAATTAGAGGAGTATCAGACATTCGAGGAATTCTATGACGGTTACAAGGCTTTACTCGATTATTATCTGGATCTGTCTGTCAAAGCCCAATACCATTCGTATGAGGTGATGAACCAGCACGTAAGTTTCTTGTTTACCAGCCTATTGACCGATGATTGCATCGCACGGGGAAAAGCGCTTTTGGACGGAGGCGTACGTTATCTAGGCGGGACAAACGAGACGTATGGCAATATCAACACTTCCGATTCCCTGTGGGTAATCCGGGATCTGGTATTCAATCAAAAAAAATACACGTTACGGCAATTGAATGATGCCATGCTAGCTAATTTCAACGGCTATGAGGCTTTACGAAAAGATTGCCTGAACTGTGATAAATATGGTAACGACCTTGAGACTGCCGATACGATGGCCAACGATTTGTACGAGTTCGTAGCGAAAGGCGTACGCGATCGCGGTATCGCCATCGGTATGCAATACTTCTTGATCGTTATCAGCAATAACCAATTAAACACGGAATGGGGAAACCGGACCGCCGCCTCACCCGACGGACGATTATCGTGCATGTATATGAATCCTGCCAATAATCCGCAAGGGGGAGCGAATAAAAGCGGCCCCACGGCCATGCTGAATTCCTTGGCGAAGTTCGACGCCAAGTATCATGGAGGCTCGGTACAAAACATTAAGTTTTCTCCTTCCATGTTCAACGAGAACAGGGCTGTCATCAAGAGCCTGTTCAAGACTTATTTTGCGAAAGGGGGTTGCCATTTGATGGTGACTGTAGTAGATAAGGGAGTTTTAGAAGACGCGGTAGAGCACCCGGAAAATTACCCGGACCTAATCGTCCGGGTAAGCGGGTTCTCCGCGGTATTCGTCGATTTATCTCCCAATATTCAACAGGAACTTTTAAGCAGGGTATTGTATGATAAATAA
- a CDS encoding glycyl-radical enzyme activating protein → MINKYKVSENRLSIMEIERFAVHDGPGIRTVVFLQGCPLHCSWCSNPESQKRKPHLLHIKNKCIGCGRCEAICPRGNISIQDHFPVFNRQACVACKACERICPQNAIKFVGESITSSEIMEILLRDRDYYLNSGGGVTFSGGEAFTQFEGLMDLLIQCKNEKLHTSVETCGQVNLDKIKQALPLIDLFLFDIKHTDKDLLQKETGANLDTILTNLRYISSKSANKVTIRVPVIPGFNFNENTLREIFMLAKENRIKCVHLLPYHTLGKDKYEQLGLTYPYSCEQMLAKEELFPFKEMGEKMGLEIRIGG, encoded by the coding sequence ATGATAAATAAATATAAGGTTAGCGAGAATAGGTTATCAATCATGGAGATCGAACGGTTCGCCGTTCACGACGGCCCGGGCATCCGGACCGTCGTTTTCCTTCAAGGTTGTCCCCTACATTGTTCATGGTGCTCCAATCCGGAATCCCAGAAAAGGAAACCGCATTTGCTCCATATCAAGAATAAATGTATCGGATGCGGACGTTGCGAGGCGATTTGTCCACGGGGCAATATCTCCATCCAAGACCATTTTCCGGTGTTTAATCGTCAGGCCTGTGTAGCCTGCAAGGCTTGCGAGCGTATATGCCCGCAGAACGCCATTAAGTTTGTCGGTGAATCTATTACCTCATCCGAGATCATGGAAATCCTTTTACGTGACCGGGATTATTACCTAAATTCCGGTGGAGGGGTTACGTTTTCCGGTGGCGAAGCTTTCACGCAATTCGAGGGATTGATGGATTTGCTGATCCAATGCAAGAACGAGAAACTGCATACCTCCGTGGAGACTTGCGGGCAAGTGAATCTTGATAAGATAAAGCAAGCGCTTCCGCTTATCGATTTGTTCTTGTTCGATATCAAACATACGGACAAGGATTTACTTCAGAAAGAAACCGGAGCGAACTTGGATACGATCCTCACGAATTTACGGTATATATCCAGTAAGAGCGCTAATAAAGTAACGATCCGTGTACCGGTAATCCCCGGTTTCAATTTCAATGAGAATACGCTTCGGGAAATATTCATGCTGGCGAAAGAAAATCGTATCAAATGCGTACACCTGCTTCCCTATCATACATTGGGAAAAGATAAATACGAGCAATTAGGTCTCACCTATCCTTATTCCTGCGAGCAAATGCTAGCCAAAGAAGAGCTGTTCCCCTTTAAGGAGATGGGGGAAAAAATGGGTTTGGAAATACGAATCGGAGGATAA